The following are from one region of the Mesorhizobium sp. B2-8-5 genome:
- a CDS encoding UDP-2,3-diacylglucosamine diphosphatase — translation MSDPEPRTFRALFISDVHLGSKAAKADFLIDFLRYHDAEIIYLVGDIVDGWRLRRSWHWPQSHNDVVQKLLRKARKGASITYIAGNHDEFARQFQGVHFGGIVVADRAIHETADGRRLLVIHGDQFDTVVHNQRWLAYLGDYAYDTAMVINRVVTKLRHLLGLPYWSFSSWAKVKVKKAVNFIGSFQTVLSEEARRSHVDGVICGHIHHAAIESYGDVQYINTGDWVESCTAVVEHFDGRMEILTWAHVLPETTAGSDVLVPVDIIDLKGRAAQAA, via the coding sequence ATGTCAGACCCAGAGCCCCGCACTTTCCGCGCCCTGTTCATTTCCGACGTGCATCTCGGCTCGAAAGCGGCCAAGGCCGATTTCCTGATCGACTTCCTGCGCTATCACGACGCCGAAATCATCTATCTGGTCGGCGATATCGTCGACGGCTGGCGGCTGCGGCGCAGCTGGCACTGGCCGCAGAGCCACAACGACGTGGTTCAGAAGCTGCTGCGCAAGGCGCGCAAGGGCGCTTCGATCACCTACATCGCCGGCAATCACGACGAATTCGCCCGCCAGTTCCAGGGCGTGCATTTCGGCGGAATCGTCGTCGCCGACCGCGCCATCCATGAGACCGCCGACGGCCGGCGCCTGCTGGTTATCCACGGCGACCAGTTCGACACGGTGGTGCACAACCAGCGCTGGCTCGCCTATCTCGGCGACTATGCCTATGACACGGCGATGGTGATCAATCGGGTGGTGACCAAGCTGCGCCACCTGCTCGGCCTGCCTTACTGGTCGTTCTCGTCATGGGCGAAGGTCAAGGTCAAGAAGGCGGTGAACTTCATCGGCTCGTTCCAGACCGTGCTTTCAGAAGAGGCACGGCGCTCGCATGTCGACGGCGTGATCTGCGGCCACATCCATCACGCCGCGATCGAAAGCTATGGCGACGTGCAGTACATCAACACCGGCGACTGGGTGGAAAGCTGCACGGCGGTGGTCGAGCATTTCGATGGCCGCATGGAGATCCTGACTTGGGCGCATGTCCTCCCTGAGACCACCGCAGGCAGCGACGTGCTGGTGCCGGTCGACATCATCGACCTGAAAGGCAGGGCGGCTCAGGCGGCTTGA
- a CDS encoding MlaD family protein, protein METRANYIIVGIFTLGAILAAFAFVYWTAAIGDRGETTMLRVRIPGSASGLGRGSFVLFNGVKVGDVKRVYIDVDNPTVAIADTEIDRMTPITKSTQADIGLAGLTGQANIELRGADPKEAKLLDEAEKEGRIPEITANPSAVTNLLQTAQNIFTRADKVLSELEGFTKDVRGPLTQTVKNVETFSDALAKNSDGIDKFLSAVSSLSDQLKNVSGRLDSTLKAAEGLLNSVDKDQIKSIVANVDTVTANLKETSKQFDTVIGNVNTAVGSINDFAKQTQGTLAKVNGVLDGIDPADVKAALANIQKASASADKAASDIAKVTDKIANRSDDIDQTIKDARQLAQRLNDASVRVDGILAKVDKILGSGEADGVMADARATLKSFKQVADTLNARLGTITDNLARFSGQGLQNVEALVQDSRRSINRIEEAVTDLSRNPQRILSGGDGEVRQFDGRTRR, encoded by the coding sequence ATGGAAACAAGAGCCAACTACATTATTGTCGGCATCTTCACGCTGGGTGCGATCCTGGCGGCCTTTGCCTTCGTCTATTGGACCGCGGCGATCGGCGACAGAGGCGAAACGACAATGCTGCGCGTGCGCATTCCAGGTTCGGCCTCGGGCCTCGGCCGCGGCAGCTTCGTGCTGTTCAACGGCGTCAAGGTCGGTGACGTCAAACGTGTGTATATCGACGTCGACAATCCGACGGTAGCCATTGCCGACACCGAGATCGACCGCATGACGCCGATCACCAAGTCGACACAGGCCGATATTGGCCTTGCCGGCTTGACCGGCCAGGCCAATATCGAACTCCGGGGCGCCGACCCCAAGGAAGCGAAGCTGCTCGACGAGGCGGAAAAAGAGGGCAGGATCCCCGAGATAACCGCCAATCCGTCGGCGGTCACCAACCTTCTGCAGACGGCGCAGAACATCTTCACCCGCGCCGACAAGGTGCTGAGCGAGCTCGAAGGCTTCACCAAGGACGTTCGCGGCCCGCTGACGCAGACGGTCAAGAATGTCGAGACCTTCTCGGATGCGCTGGCCAAGAACTCCGACGGGATCGACAAGTTCCTGTCGGCGGTGAGCTCGCTTTCGGATCAACTGAAGAATGTCTCGGGCCGACTCGACAGCACGCTGAAGGCCGCCGAAGGCCTGCTCAATTCCGTCGACAAGGACCAGATCAAGAGCATCGTGGCCAATGTCGACACGGTGACGGCGAATCTGAAGGAGACCTCGAAGCAGTTCGATACAGTCATCGGCAACGTCAACACGGCGGTCGGCTCGATCAACGATTTCGCCAAGCAGACGCAAGGGACATTGGCCAAGGTCAACGGCGTGCTCGACGGCATCGATCCGGCCGACGTCAAGGCCGCTTTGGCCAACATCCAGAAGGCCAGCGCCAGCGCCGACAAGGCGGCCTCGGACATCGCCAAGGTGACCGACAAGATCGCCAACCGCTCCGACGATATCGACCAGACCATCAAGGACGCCCGCCAGCTCGCGCAGCGGCTCAACGACGCCTCGGTGCGCGTCGACGGCATCCTGGCCAAGGTCGACAAGATCCTCGGCTCCGGCGAGGCCGACGGCGTGATGGCCGATGCCAGGGCGACGCTGAAATCCTTCAAGCAGGTGGCCGACACGCTGAATGCGCGGCTCGGCACCATCACCGACAATCTGGCGCGTTTTTCCGGCCAGGGCCTGCAGAACGTCGAGGCGCTCGTGCAGGACAGCCGGCGCTCGATCAACCGCATCGAGGAAGCGGTGACCGACCTCAGCCGCAATCCGCAGCGCATTCTGTCCGGTGGCGACGGCGAGGTCCGGCAGTTCGATGGAAGGACACGGCGTTGA
- a CDS encoding ABC transporter ATP-binding protein yields the protein MANGNGAAAAQDTNDDEIVLSVRNVTVAIDGKLILDKLSLDIKRGEILGFVGASGAGKSVLLRTILGLMPKQSGTISLFGVDVDKASDADRLRIDMRLGVLFQHGALFSALTVLENVQVPMREYLDLPRALMDELALLKIELVGLPADAAQKFPSELSGGMIKRAALARALALDPDIVFLDEPTSGLDPISAAEFDELVVKLRDTMDLTVYMVTHDLDTLFTACDHVAVLGKKRVLVEGTIDDMLKSEEPWVKSYFRGKRARQLDLAARA from the coding sequence ATGGCAAACGGCAACGGCGCAGCGGCAGCGCAGGATACCAACGACGACGAAATCGTGCTTTCAGTGCGCAACGTCACCGTGGCCATCGACGGCAAGCTGATCCTCGACAAGCTCTCGCTCGACATCAAGCGCGGGGAGATCCTTGGCTTTGTCGGCGCTTCGGGCGCCGGCAAATCGGTGCTGTTGCGCACCATATTGGGGCTGATGCCGAAGCAATCGGGGACGATCAGCCTGTTCGGCGTCGATGTCGACAAGGCGAGCGACGCCGACCGCCTGCGCATCGACATGCGGCTCGGCGTCCTTTTCCAGCATGGCGCGCTGTTTTCGGCGCTGACGGTGCTGGAAAACGTCCAGGTGCCGATGCGTGAATATCTCGACCTGCCCAGGGCGCTTATGGATGAGCTCGCCTTGCTCAAGATCGAGCTGGTCGGGTTGCCGGCCGACGCCGCACAGAAGTTTCCGTCCGAGTTGTCCGGCGGCATGATCAAGCGCGCGGCGCTCGCCCGCGCGTTGGCGCTCGACCCTGACATCGTCTTTCTCGACGAGCCGACCTCCGGCCTCGATCCGATCAGCGCGGCCGAATTCGACGAGTTGGTCGTCAAGCTGCGCGACACCATGGACCTGACCGTCTACATGGTCACGCACGATCTCGACACGCTGTTCACCGCTTGCGACCACGTGGCGGTGCTCGGCAAGAAGCGGGTGCTGGTCGAAGGCACGATCGACGATATGCTGAAGAGCGAGGAGCCGTGGGTGAAGTCCTATTTCCGCGGAAAACGCGCCCGGCAACTTGATCTTGCGGCGCGCGCATAG
- a CDS encoding MFS transporter yields the protein MSLPPLSPEQLVKPSHFELRMSLIFATLFVSQGTHLPYFPLWLQAKGFHAEQIAVILAAPMFLRVVTTPVLTAFADRANDRANVYIALVAGSMVVSAGYFLPATYAIVLAVSLLLTIVWTPHSPMADSLALSGVRRFGSNYTAMRKWGSISYLGANVVGGFILAATGPQAVPAIIFIALGAALVAALLSPRMGRPRKASPLSATEIQHKAPSLFNAYFLYFTLGVGIITASHAFLYGFVSIYWKSIGIGDSVVGLLWAWGVVSEVCMFLFFNRIFASISVVRVMVIAGIGSIVRWIAFPLVWPLGLGVAGFFLVQTLHSVSVAMVLIGLQKMIGETVSEERTGAAQGIAYFFNGFFMAAVTLASGPLYERLGVDGFLAMIPIAIIGMVLIGLASRSAPKHPLRG from the coding sequence ATGTCGCTGCCGCCGCTATCGCCAGAACAACTTGTCAAGCCAAGCCATTTCGAACTGCGCATGAGCCTGATCTTCGCGACCTTGTTCGTGTCGCAAGGTACCCATCTGCCTTATTTTCCGCTCTGGCTGCAGGCGAAAGGTTTTCATGCCGAGCAGATCGCGGTCATCCTGGCGGCGCCAATGTTCCTGCGTGTCGTGACAACGCCGGTGCTGACCGCGTTCGCCGACCGCGCGAATGACCGAGCCAATGTCTATATCGCATTGGTCGCCGGCTCGATGGTCGTCTCCGCCGGCTATTTCCTGCCGGCCACCTACGCCATAGTGCTCGCCGTCTCGCTTTTGCTGACGATCGTCTGGACGCCGCATTCGCCGATGGCCGATTCGCTGGCGTTGTCAGGCGTGCGGCGCTTCGGCTCGAATTACACGGCGATGCGCAAATGGGGCTCGATCTCGTATCTCGGCGCCAATGTCGTGGGTGGCTTCATCCTGGCGGCCACGGGTCCGCAGGCGGTTCCGGCCATCATCTTCATTGCGCTCGGCGCGGCGCTGGTCGCGGCGCTGCTGTCGCCGCGCATGGGGCGACCGCGCAAGGCCTCGCCGCTTTCGGCGACCGAGATCCAGCATAAGGCGCCGAGCCTGTTCAACGCCTATTTCCTTTATTTCACGCTTGGCGTCGGCATCATCACCGCCAGCCACGCCTTCCTCTACGGCTTCGTCTCGATCTATTGGAAATCGATCGGCATAGGCGATTCCGTCGTTGGCCTGCTATGGGCTTGGGGCGTGGTCTCCGAAGTTTGCATGTTCCTGTTTTTCAACCGTATTTTTGCGTCCATCTCGGTCGTCAGGGTAATGGTGATCGCCGGTATCGGTTCGATCGTGCGCTGGATCGCCTTTCCGCTGGTCTGGCCGCTCGGCCTGGGCGTCGCCGGCTTCTTCCTTGTTCAGACGCTGCATTCGGTGTCGGTGGCAATGGTGTTGATCGGCCTGCAGAAGATGATCGGCGAGACGGTCTCCGAAGAGCGCACGGGTGCTGCGCAAGGCATCGCCTATTTCTTCAACGGCTTCTTCATGGCGGCGGTGACGCTGGCTTCCGGCCCCCTTTATGAGCGGCTTGGCGTCGACGGTTTCCTGGCGATGATCCCGATCGCGATCATCGGCATGGTGCTGATAGGCCTCGCTTCCCGCTCAGCCCCAAAGCACCCGCTCAGGGGGTGA
- a CDS encoding ABC transporter permease has translation MLTIRKRDASGEAKDAEHRPRVAVGEEGGVLGCAFSGVWTTRTVALVDADMRKIEGKSGAKQLMLDLSHIEKMDTAGAWLIDRLASAFEKKGVEVHLQGQSEIASILLGAVGDAVRREPESGPSGPPNIILRALELVGRRVYEMRDDFLASMNILGATIRGAQMKLGRGHAVNLAAIFNQIDRMGVGAIPVVVLMSAIVGAIVAQQGAYQLSYFGANIFVVDLVGVLILRELGVLMTAIMLAGRSGSAITAEIGSMKMREEVDALKVIGLNPIGVLVFPRLVALVIGLPCLTIIANFAALAGGIVAAWLYSDIPPAAFIDRLRVAIDLSTIFAGLIKAPFMALIIGIIASVEGMKVGGSAESLGLHVTASVVKSIFVVIILDGLFAMFYAAIGF, from the coding sequence ATGTTGACCATTCGCAAACGCGACGCAAGCGGCGAGGCCAAGGACGCCGAGCATCGGCCACGCGTTGCCGTGGGCGAGGAAGGAGGCGTGCTGGGCTGCGCCTTTTCCGGTGTGTGGACGACGCGCACCGTGGCTCTGGTCGATGCCGACATGCGCAAGATCGAGGGGAAAAGCGGCGCAAAGCAGCTGATGCTCGATCTTTCCCACATCGAAAAGATGGACACAGCCGGCGCCTGGCTTATCGACCGACTGGCGAGCGCCTTCGAGAAGAAAGGCGTCGAGGTCCATTTGCAGGGGCAGAGCGAGATCGCCTCGATCCTGCTCGGCGCTGTCGGCGATGCGGTTCGCCGTGAGCCCGAATCGGGCCCGTCCGGGCCGCCCAACATCATCCTGCGCGCGCTGGAGCTGGTTGGCCGGCGGGTCTATGAGATGCGCGACGATTTCCTCGCTTCGATGAACATCCTCGGCGCCACGATCCGCGGCGCGCAGATGAAGCTTGGCCGCGGCCACGCGGTCAACCTGGCCGCGATCTTCAACCAGATCGATCGCATGGGCGTCGGCGCGATACCGGTGGTGGTGCTGATGTCGGCCATTGTCGGCGCCATCGTCGCCCAGCAGGGCGCCTACCAGCTCAGCTATTTCGGCGCCAACATCTTCGTCGTCGACCTGGTCGGGGTGCTGATCCTGCGCGAGCTCGGCGTGCTGATGACGGCGATCATGCTCGCGGGACGTTCAGGCAGCGCCATCACCGCCGAGATCGGCTCCATGAAGATGCGCGAGGAAGTCGACGCGCTGAAGGTGATCGGCCTCAATCCGATCGGCGTGCTGGTCTTTCCGCGGCTCGTCGCGTTGGTGATCGGGCTGCCGTGCCTCACCATCATCGCCAATTTCGCCGCGCTTGCCGGCGGCATCGTCGCCGCCTGGCTCTATTCCGATATTCCACCGGCCGCGTTCATCGACAGGCTGCGCGTCGCCATCGATCTCAGCACCATCTTTGCCGGCCTGATCAAGGCGCCGTTCATGGCCCTGATCATCGGCATCATTGCCTCGGTCGAGGGCATGAAGGTCGGCGGCAGCGCCGAATCGCTCGGCCTGCACGTGACCGCATCGGTGGTGAAGTCGATCTTCGTCGTCATCATCCTCGACGGGCTTTTCGCCATGTTCTACGCAGCGATCGGGTTCTGA
- a CDS encoding ABC-type transport auxiliary lipoprotein family protein codes for MRVDRKIRGQRGSRVKSVRVGAGRLRLSAAALLVLSVAGCAALGGKPAPLDTFELSAPSVDMHAHSRRQILIAQPSALKALDSQNIVIRPSDRSIQFLKGAQWADRLPLIVQARLAETFQRSGSFAGVGKPGEGLAIDYQIIVEVRSFEVRVDGGEHADVDLFVRILNDRDGEVRASKNFTASAPVSGSGNAAYVGALDNAFGQAATDIVRWTDSTI; via the coding sequence ATGCGGGTTGATCGTAAGATCCGGGGACAACGGGGATCACGCGTGAAGTCGGTCAGGGTGGGAGCGGGTCGTCTGAGATTGTCCGCGGCAGCGTTGCTGGTGCTTTCGGTTGCCGGTTGCGCGGCCCTGGGCGGCAAGCCGGCGCCGCTCGACACGTTCGAATTGTCGGCGCCGTCGGTCGACATGCATGCCCACAGCCGCCGCCAGATCCTGATAGCCCAGCCGTCGGCACTCAAGGCGCTGGACAGCCAGAACATCGTCATCAGGCCTTCCGACCGGTCGATCCAGTTCCTGAAGGGCGCGCAATGGGCGGACCGGCTGCCACTGATCGTGCAGGCGAGGCTGGCCGAAACCTTCCAGCGCTCCGGCAGCTTTGCCGGCGTCGGCAAGCCGGGCGAGGGGCTGGCGATCGACTACCAGATCATCGTCGAGGTGCGCTCCTTCGAGGTGCGCGTCGACGGCGGCGAGCATGCCGATGTCGACCTGTTCGTGCGCATCCTTAACGACCGCGATGGCGAGGTGCGCGCCTCGAAGAACTTCACCGCGAGCGCGCCGGTCTCCGGCAGCGGCAACGCTGCCTATGTCGGCGCGCTGGACAACGCCTTCGGCCAGGCGGCGACCGACATCGTCCGCTGGACGGATTCGACGATCTGA
- the dgcA gene encoding N-acetyl-D-Glu racemase DgcA yields the protein MARVISVEMERFPIAGTFTISRGSKTEAEVITVTIADGGRSGRGECVPYKRYGETMEGVRAAIEAMCDRIVAGIDRTALLAAMSAGAARNAIDCALWDLEAKLTGTPVAVAIGAVPTRPLETAYTLSLATPEAMAAQARANATRPLLKVKIGGDNDMARIRAVTEAAPESRIILDANEGWTDENIEANLAFAAQHGVTLVEQPLPAGKDDILRRIAHPVPVCADESVHAAKDLDALVGLYDAVNIKLDKSGGLTEALKLRDRARDLGFGIMVGCMVGTSLAMAPAVLLAQDADFVDLDGPLLLARDREPGLVYRGSLVSPPERVLWG from the coding sequence ATGGCGCGTGTCATTTCGGTCGAAATGGAGCGATTTCCGATCGCCGGCACCTTCACCATCTCGCGCGGATCCAAAACCGAGGCCGAAGTCATCACCGTAACGATCGCTGACGGGGGACGTTCCGGCCGTGGCGAATGCGTGCCCTACAAGCGCTACGGCGAGACCATGGAGGGGGTGCGCGCGGCCATCGAAGCCATGTGTGATCGGATCGTCGCCGGCATCGACCGGACCGCCCTGCTTGCGGCCATGTCCGCGGGCGCCGCGCGAAACGCCATCGACTGCGCGTTATGGGACTTGGAAGCCAAGCTCACCGGCACGCCGGTGGCGGTGGCGATCGGGGCCGTTCCGACCAGGCCGCTGGAAACCGCCTACACCCTGTCGCTCGCCACACCGGAGGCCATGGCCGCGCAGGCGCGCGCCAACGCCACGCGGCCCTTGCTGAAGGTCAAGATCGGCGGCGACAACGACATGGCCAGAATCCGCGCGGTGACGGAAGCCGCTCCCGAAAGCCGCATCATCCTGGATGCCAATGAGGGTTGGACCGACGAAAATATCGAGGCGAACCTCGCTTTCGCCGCGCAACACGGCGTCACGCTGGTCGAGCAGCCGCTGCCGGCGGGCAAGGACGACATCCTGCGCCGGATTGCACATCCGGTGCCGGTCTGCGCCGACGAAAGCGTTCATGCGGCGAAAGACCTCGATGCGCTGGTCGGCCTCTACGACGCCGTCAACATCAAGCTCGACAAATCCGGCGGCCTGACAGAGGCGTTGAAGCTGCGCGACCGCGCGCGCGACCTTGGCTTCGGCATCATGGTGGGTTGCATGGTCGGCACCTCGCTCGCCATGGCGCCGGCGGTGCTCCTGGCGCAGGACGCGGACTTCGTCGACCTCGACGGCCCGCTGCTGCTTGCGCGCGACCGCGAGCCCGGCCTTGTCTACCGGGGATCGCTGGTTTCACCCCCTGAGCGGGTGCTTTGGGGCTGA